Below is a genomic region from Enterobacteriaceae bacterium ESL0689.
ATCGCCGCCGAGAAAGTCGGCACCGGAATACCGTTTTGCACCGCATAGGCCACCACATCACGCAATGCCTGCTGATACTCATCGGCAATCTGCTTAAAGTAGGGTGCCAGCAACAAATTGGCAAGATCAGCATTTTGCGCATACGCATCGGTAATCTTTTGCAGGAATTGCGCTCTGATGATACAACCTGCCCGGAAAATGCGGGCAATCTCACCGTAGTTAAGATGCCAGTGATATTGATCCGAAGCGGCACGTAACTGTGAGAAACCCTGGGCATAAGAGACGATTTTCCCCAGATAGAGCGCACGACGAACTTTCTCGATAAATGCGCTTTTCTCTGCAACCGGTTGTGGCTGTGGGCCAGTCAGCACTTTTGCTGCCGCAACACGCTGCTCTTTCAGCGACGAGATATAACGCGCAAAGACTGATTCAGTAATCAGGGATAACGGTTCCCCCAGATCGAGGGCGCTTTGGCTGGTCCATTTTCCGGTGCCTTTATTCGCCGCCTCATCAAGGATCACATCAATCAGATCATGGCCTTCTGCATCTTTTTTGGTGAAGATATCTTTAGTGATATCGATAAGATAGCTACTCAGTTCACCTTTATTCCATTCACTAAAGATCTGGGCAAGTTGCTCATTAGAGAGTGCAAGGCCCTGTTTCAGTAACGCATACGCTTCGGCAATCAGCTGCATATCGCCGTATTCGATACCGTTATGTACCATTTTGACATAATGACCTGCGCCATCAGCGCCAATATACGTCACACAAGGCTCACCATCTTCAGCTACCGCCGCAATCTGTTTCAGGATCGGGGCGACCAGTTCATAAGCCTCTTTCTGACCACCAGGCATAATAGAAGGACCTTTCAGCGCTCCTTCTTCCCCCCCCGATACGCCCGTACCAATGAAGTTAAATCCTTCCGCTGACAGTTCACGATTACGGCGGATAGTATCCTCGAAGAAGGTGTTACCACCATCAATAATGATGTCACCTTTATCGAGATAAGGTTTTAACATATCAATGGTGCTGTCGGTCCCCGCCCCGGCTTTGACCATCAACAAAATACGCCGTGGCGTTTCGAGCGATTCGACAAACTCTTTCACGCTATAGTAGGGAACCAGCTTCCTGCCAGGATTTTCCGCAATGACCTCTTCGGTTTTTTCACGGGAACGATTGAACACAGAGACGGTATAACCACGGCTCTCGATATTGAGCGCCAGATTACGCCCCATCACTGCCATACCGATAACCCCGATCTGTTGCCTGGACATTACATACTCCTGTTTATTGTCGTCACTGCGATAGGTTCGCAGTCCTGATATACCGTCATGTTAACGGAAAAGAGACCAGACGCCTGTCCGCTGTACAGGCGTCTGAACCAGTGCTGATAAAGGGTTATGCCAGTAGCTTCTTAATGCTTTCACGGAATTTCGCGCCCTCTTTCCGGTTACGCAATCCATAATTCACAAAAGCCTGCATATACCCCATTTTCTTACCACAATCATAGCTTTCGCCTGTCATCAGCATCGCGTCAACAGA
It encodes:
- the gndA gene encoding NADP-dependent phosphogluconate dehydrogenase, whose translation is MSRQQIGVIGMAVMGRNLALNIESRGYTVSVFNRSREKTEEVIAENPGRKLVPYYSVKEFVESLETPRRILLMVKAGAGTDSTIDMLKPYLDKGDIIIDGGNTFFEDTIRRNRELSAEGFNFIGTGVSGGEEGALKGPSIMPGGQKEAYELVAPILKQIAAVAEDGEPCVTYIGADGAGHYVKMVHNGIEYGDMQLIAEAYALLKQGLALSNEQLAQIFSEWNKGELSSYLIDITKDIFTKKDAEGHDLIDVILDEAANKGTGKWTSQSALDLGEPLSLITESVFARYISSLKEQRVAAAKVLTGPQPQPVAEKSAFIEKVRRALYLGKIVSYAQGFSQLRAASDQYHWHLNYGEIARIFRAGCIIRAQFLQKITDAYAQNADLANLLLAPYFKQIADEYQQALRDVVAYAVQNGIPVPTFSAAIAYYDSYRAAVLPANLIQAQRDYFGAHTYKRTDKAGVFHTEWLD